The proteins below come from a single Oscillospiraceae bacterium genomic window:
- a CDS encoding SUF system NifU family Fe-S cluster assembly protein codes for MNLNELYTQIITENSRSKENRHPVEGATHSLEGVNPSCGDDITLQLRVKDGKIEDAGFIGSGCAISQASASLMIDLVKGRTVEDAHRLISLYFQMIKGKITPEELDDLEDVAALQGIAHVPARVKCAVLAWHTLEEALDGEGKTDKVTTEDKE; via the coding sequence GTGAACCTGAACGAACTGTATACCCAGATCATTACCGAGAACAGCCGCAGCAAGGAGAACCGCCACCCTGTCGAGGGGGCGACCCACAGTCTGGAGGGTGTCAACCCCAGCTGCGGGGATGACATCACGCTGCAGCTGCGCGTGAAGGACGGCAAGATCGAGGACGCCGGCTTTATCGGCAGCGGCTGTGCGATCTCGCAGGCCTCCGCCTCATTGATGATTGACCTTGTGAAGGGCCGCACCGTGGAGGATGCGCACCGCCTCATCAGCCTGTATTTCCAGATGATCAAGGGCAAGATCACCCCCGAGGAGCTGGACGATCTTGAGGATGTGGCCGCCCTGCAGGGCATTGCCCATGTCCCCGCCCGCGTCAAGTGCGCGGTGCTTGCCTGGCACACGCTGGAGGAAGCGCTGGACGGCGAGGGCAAAACCGATAAGGTTACGACCGAGGATAAAGAGTAA
- the asnB gene encoding asparagine synthase (glutamine-hydrolyzing) — protein sequence MCGFVGFTGLREQREAILHRMADRIIHRGPDMEGYHISGNDPRSAIALGFRRLSIIDLAAGKQPMYNEDGTVVCVFNGEIYNFMELRTALQAKGHIFQTHCDTEVILHGYEEYGTKLAGMLRGMFAFVVWDTKTNEMYGARDIFGIKPFYYTQTEAGELLFGSEIKSLLEHPGFRREVNAEALRPYLTFQYSAMNETFFKGTYKLPPAHWFTYKDGKMQIERYWDADFRHPTTLSYEQCADQIDARVRESVAAHRISDVKVGSFLSGGVDSSYITACLMPDETFSVGFASPDGTHKFDETTEAGELSDKLGIKNYREMLTKEQCLDAFADIQYHMDEPQSNPSSVPLYFLCQLARQHVTVVLSGEGADEIYAGYEWYADTPLMQKYKRLPAPLRHLASDVSQQLPYFKGHDFIIKGSGRPEDWFIGQAHVFEEKDAYDILKPKYRVGPTAREVAAPIYDRVKDLSELEKKQYLDLNLWLPGDILLKADKMSMAHSLELRVPYLDREVLREAECYPDSYKLRGDTKAVLRIAANKTLPDAWANRTKKGFPVPIAKWLEDPEFSAKVRKSFTSDVAAEYFDQDKLVAMLADPKHERRKIWTAYTFLTWHEQFFEKFDA from the coding sequence ATGTGTGGCTTTGTTGGCTTTACCGGCCTGCGTGAACAGCGCGAGGCCATCCTGCACAGAATGGCAGACCGCATCATCCACCGCGGCCCCGATATGGAGGGCTACCATATCAGCGGCAATGACCCCCGCAGCGCCATCGCGCTGGGCTTCCGCCGTCTGAGCATCATCGACCTGGCCGCAGGCAAACAGCCCATGTACAATGAGGACGGCACCGTTGTCTGCGTGTTCAACGGCGAGATCTACAATTTTATGGAGCTGCGCACCGCGCTGCAGGCCAAGGGCCACATCTTCCAGACCCACTGCGACACCGAGGTCATCCTGCACGGCTATGAGGAGTACGGCACAAAGCTGGCCGGTATGCTGCGCGGCATGTTTGCCTTTGTCGTGTGGGATACGAAAACCAACGAGATGTACGGCGCACGCGACATTTTCGGCATCAAGCCGTTCTACTACACCCAGACCGAGGCGGGTGAGCTGCTGTTCGGCAGCGAAATCAAGAGCCTGCTGGAGCACCCCGGCTTCCGCCGGGAGGTCAACGCCGAGGCGCTGCGCCCCTACCTGACCTTCCAGTACAGCGCCATGAACGAGACCTTCTTCAAGGGCACCTACAAGCTGCCCCCTGCCCACTGGTTCACCTACAAGGACGGCAAAATGCAGATCGAGCGGTACTGGGACGCCGATTTCCGCCACCCCACGACGCTTTCTTATGAGCAGTGCGCCGATCAGATCGACGCCCGCGTGCGGGAGAGCGTGGCCGCCCACCGCATCAGCGATGTCAAGGTCGGCTCCTTCCTGTCCGGCGGCGTGGATTCCAGCTATATCACGGCCTGCCTGATGCCCGATGAGACCTTCTCGGTCGGCTTTGCCAGCCCGGACGGCACCCACAAATTTGACGAAACGACCGAGGCCGGGGAGCTTTCCGACAAGCTCGGCATCAAGAACTACCGCGAGATGCTGACCAAGGAGCAGTGCCTTGACGCCTTTGCGGATATTCAGTATCACATGGACGAGCCGCAGTCCAACCCGTCCAGCGTGCCGCTCTACTTCCTGTGCCAGCTGGCGCGCCAGCATGTCACGGTCGTGCTCTCCGGCGAGGGCGCTGATGAGATCTACGCCGGTTACGAGTGGTACGCCGACACCCCGCTGATGCAGAAGTACAAGCGCCTGCCCGCACCGCTGCGCCATCTGGCCAGCGATGTGAGCCAGCAGCTGCCCTACTTTAAGGGGCACGACTTTATCATCAAGGGCAGCGGCCGCCCGGAGGACTGGTTCATTGGGCAAGCCCATGTCTTTGAGGAAAAGGACGCCTATGACATCCTGAAGCCGAAGTATCGTGTCGGCCCCACCGCCCGCGAGGTCGCCGCGCCGATCTATGACCGCGTGAAGGATCTGAGCGAGTTGGAAAAGAAGCAGTACCTCGATCTGAACCTCTGGCTGCCCGGCGATATTCTTTTGAAGGCCGACAAGATGAGCATGGCGCACAGTCTGGAGCTGCGCGTGCCCTATCTGGACCGTGAGGTCCTGCGCGAGGCCGAGTGCTACCCCGACAGCTACAAGCTGCGCGGCGATACCAAGGCCGTGCTGCGCATCGCCGCCAACAAGACCCTGCCTGATGCCTGGGCCAACCGCACGAAGAAGGGTTTCCCGGTGCCGATTGCCAAGTGGCTGGAAGACCCGGAATTTTCCGCCAAGGTGCGCAAGAGCTTTACCAGCGATGTAGCGGCCGAGTATTTCGATCAGGACAAGCTAGTCGCCATGCTGGCCGACCCCAAGCACGAGCGCCGCAAGATCTGGACTGCCTACACGTTCTTAACGTGGCATGAGCAGTTCTTTGAGAAGTTTGATGCGTGA
- a CDS encoding ATP-grasp domain-containing protein, which translates to MSDIIPVFLGADLNCYNFARAFHEAYGVESYAYGRYPMAPTKYSKLIHFTTVPDMDNEDTMLRILHDFAAQHKGKRLYLFGCTDDYAAMIIRRKAELTEYIAPGPAADLYGSIQKKAEFYEVCDKFGIPYPDTKILTAPVAAAELTEDKLGFAYPIIVKPSSSVDYWKHPFDTMKKVYTAATPAEAAEIVKTIYASGYPDRMVLQKMVPGGDDHMRVLTAFSDENGKVRAMCLGHTMVEEHTPHGLGNHAAIVSEDTTSLPLVENICKMLEACHYTGFSNFDIKYSGTPGDYRVFEINLRQGRSNYYVTATGMNIAKLVVEKWSDGGTDCVLNKNEVFWHHVPAQVAFTYTEDKDLVARAKALKAQGKEACSLLYKPDLMWNPVRYACVLEQLRRQFKKFKTYYPVQK; encoded by the coding sequence ATGTCCGACATTATCCCTGTATTCCTTGGTGCAGACCTGAACTGCTACAACTTTGCCCGCGCATTCCATGAGGCCTACGGCGTGGAGAGCTACGCCTACGGCCGCTACCCGATGGCACCGACAAAGTATTCCAAGCTCATACACTTTACCACCGTGCCCGATATGGACAACGAGGATACCATGCTGCGTATTCTGCATGACTTTGCCGCACAGCATAAGGGTAAGCGCCTTTACCTGTTTGGCTGCACCGATGACTACGCCGCCATGATCATCCGCCGCAAGGCCGAGCTGACCGAGTATATTGCCCCCGGCCCTGCCGCCGACCTGTACGGCTCGATCCAGAAAAAGGCCGAGTTCTACGAGGTCTGCGACAAGTTCGGCATCCCCTACCCGGACACCAAGATCCTGACTGCCCCGGTGGCCGCCGCCGAGCTGACCGAGGATAAGCTGGGCTTTGCCTATCCCATCATCGTAAAGCCGTCCTCCAGCGTTGACTACTGGAAGCACCCCTTTGACACGATGAAGAAGGTCTACACCGCAGCCACCCCCGCCGAGGCCGCCGAGATCGTGAAAACCATTTACGCCAGCGGCTACCCGGACCGCATGGTCCTGCAGAAGATGGTGCCGGGCGGCGATGACCACATGCGGGTGCTGACCGCCTTCTCGGACGAGAACGGCAAGGTCCGCGCGATGTGCTTAGGGCACACGATGGTCGAGGAGCACACCCCCCACGGCTTGGGCAACCACGCCGCCATCGTCAGCGAGGATACGACCTCCCTGCCGCTGGTCGAGAATATCTGCAAAATGCTGGAGGCCTGCCACTACACCGGTTTTTCCAACTTTGACATCAAGTACAGCGGCACCCCCGGCGACTACCGCGTGTTTGAGATCAACCTGCGTCAGGGCCGCAGCAACTACTATGTCACGGCCACCGGCATGAACATTGCCAAGCTGGTCGTGGAAAAGTGGAGCGACGGCGGCACAGACTGTGTGCTGAACAAGAACGAGGTGTTCTGGCATCATGTGCCGGCGCAGGTAGCCTTCACCTACACCGAGGATAAGGATCTCGTTGCCCGCGCCAAGGCGCTGAAGGCACAGGGCAAGGAGGCCTGCTCGCTGCTCTACAAGCCGGACCTTATGTGGAACCCGGTGCGCTACGCCTGCGTGCTGGAGCAGCTGAGAAGGCAGTTTAAGAAGTTTAAGACATATTACCCGGTACAGAAGTAA
- a CDS encoding cysteine desulfurase translates to MNWTADFPILAADENGKRLVYLDSAATTQHPTQVLNAVVNYYTKENANPHRGVYELAMRATDAHEGARHTVAQFFNAEDDEIVFTQNTTESLNLIAYSYGMNFLHEGDEIVISVAEHHSNMVPWQRVAKATGAKLVYMYPGENGRLTTEELDRKITSKTKVVAVAMVSNVLGLRAPVEEIVKRAHAVGAVVVLDCAQSAPHTPVDVKKLDVDFAACSAHKLYAPMGVGALYARAELLEKMPPFLSGGDMIAAVHESGATWADGPRKFEAGTRNVGGEVGFAAAIDYMNGIGWQAMEAHEHALLDRMLAGMRAMPWLTVYGEPVADGRYGVVSFNVNEVHPHDVATILDAGGVAVRAGHHCAQPLMEFLGIGSCCRASVAIYNTAEDVDALLENLENVRKVMGL, encoded by the coding sequence ATGAATTGGACAGCTGATTTCCCCATTCTGGCTGCCGATGAAAACGGCAAGCGCCTTGTCTATCTGGACAGCGCCGCCACCACCCAGCACCCCACGCAGGTTCTGAACGCAGTGGTCAACTACTATACTAAAGAAAACGCAAACCCCCACCGCGGCGTTTACGAGCTGGCGATGCGTGCCACCGATGCCCACGAGGGTGCGCGCCATACCGTGGCGCAGTTCTTCAACGCCGAGGACGATGAGATCGTCTTTACCCAGAACACGACCGAGAGCCTGAACCTGATCGCCTACAGCTACGGCATGAATTTCCTGCATGAGGGCGATGAAATTGTCATCTCTGTGGCAGAGCATCACTCCAACATGGTGCCGTGGCAGCGCGTGGCCAAGGCCACCGGCGCAAAGCTCGTCTATATGTATCCCGGCGAGAACGGCCGCCTGACGACCGAGGAACTGGACAGGAAAATCACCAGCAAAACCAAGGTTGTCGCCGTGGCGATGGTCTCGAATGTTCTGGGCCTGCGCGCCCCCGTGGAGGAGATCGTCAAGCGCGCCCATGCCGTGGGTGCTGTGGTGGTGCTGGACTGCGCACAGAGCGCCCCCCACACCCCCGTGGATGTCAAAAAACTGGATGTGGATTTTGCCGCCTGCTCTGCCCACAAGCTGTACGCCCCCATGGGCGTGGGCGCCCTGTACGCCCGTGCGGAGCTGCTGGAAAAGATGCCCCCCTTCCTGAGCGGCGGCGATATGATCGCCGCTGTGCATGAGAGCGGCGCCACCTGGGCCGATGGCCCCCGCAAGTTTGAGGCCGGCACCCGCAACGTCGGCGGTGAGGTCGGCTTTGCCGCCGCCATCGACTACATGAACGGCATCGGCTGGCAGGCCATGGAGGCGCACGAGCATGCGCTGCTGGACCGTATGCTGGCCGGTATGCGCGCCATGCCGTGGCTGACTGTCTACGGTGAGCCTGTGGCAGACGGCCGCTACGGCGTTGTCAGCTTCAATGTCAACGAGGTCCATCCCCACGATGTAGCCACCATCCTTGATGCAGGCGGCGTGGCTGTCCGCGCCGGGCATCACTGCGCCCAGCCCCTGATGGAGTTTTTGGGCATCGGCAGCTGCTGCCGCGCCAGCGTAGCCATCTACAACACCGCCGAGGATGTGGATGCCCTGCTGGAAAATCTTGAAAATGTCAGAAAGGTGATGGGCCTGTGA